One Alosa alosa isolate M-15738 ecotype Scorff River chromosome 22, AALO_Geno_1.1, whole genome shotgun sequence DNA segment encodes these proteins:
- the LOC125287668 gene encoding WD repeat-containing protein 76-like, which produces MVVVNSLKVPVPMCPVNLQEDSQLPESLLHLWTEEPIQYEWKKVDLQVYKEGLQNTHKHEKQVVKVVKKWIYSAAFHPCASSLLMAAGDKCGQVGLCNLGASWGDNGVLQFEPHTSSVTHMAFSMQRPSTLITTSYDGTARAGHMERAVFDEVYRSDKRLKGFDFLSHDCSTLLIGDVHGDIAIVDTRTPGTSHESLHTLGRGILYSAHLHPVQKQYFVVAVDSGVGIYDVRSLKESTQPVSVLDGHTRRVFSAYFSPDTGNRVLTTSIDKLRVFDASHLASTPLMTSIDVDYQQNMASRGPQRQALWDPKQEDCFMVSTTKQVNKIKVFHEGGHLVHVFDSPDYLTAVCSVMAFHPSRGALLQGDSQGWLHVLI; this is translated from the exons atG GTGGTGGTGAATAGTTTAAAGGTACCTGTACCAATGTGCCCAGTGAACTTGCAGGAGGACAGCCAACTCCCTGAGAGTCTTCTCCATCTGTGGACTGAG GAACCTATACAGTACGAGTGGAAGAAAGTGGACCTGCAGGT gTACAAGGAGGGCCTGCAGAACACGCATAAACATGAGAAGCAAGTGGTGAAGGTGGTAAAGAAGTGGATCTACTCGGCAGCCTTCCACCCGTGTGCCAGCAGTCTCCTCATGGCCGCCGGGGACAAGTGCGGCCAAGTAGGCCTCTGCAACCTG GGGGCTAGTTGGGGTGACAATGGAGTTCTACAGTTTGAACCTCACACTAGCTCAGTCACCCACATGGCTTTCTCCATGCAACGACCTTCAACCTTGATCACCACCAGTTACGATGGCACAGCACGGGCAGGACACATGGAACGAGCTGTGTTTGATGAG GTATACCGCTCTGATAAGAGGCTAAAAGGCTTTGATTTCCTGTCGCATGACTGTTCCACTCTGCTCATAGGAGATGTACATGGAGACATTGCCATCGTTGACACACGGACTCCAGG GACATCTCATGAATCTCTCCATACTCTTGGACGAGGGATTCTATACAGTGCCCACCTCCACCCCGTGCAGAAGCAGTACTTTGTGGTAGCTGTGGACAG TGGAGTTGGCATATATGATGTGCGGAGCCTGAAGGAGTCCACccagcctgtgtcagtgctggATGGACACACCCGCCGTGTGTTCTCAGCCTATTTCTCCCCAGACACTGGAAACAGAGTGCTCACCACCAGCATTGACaaactcag GGTGTTTGATGCATCACATCTGGCCTCAACTCCTTTGATGACCTCCATTGA TGTTGATTACCAGCAGAATATGGCGTCCCGCGGGCCCCAGCGGCAGGCGTTGTGGGACCCAAAGCAGGAGGACTGCTTTATGGTGAGCACTACGAAGCAGGTGAACAAGATCAAGGTGTTTCATGAGGGCGGCCATCTGGTCCACGTGTTCGACAGCCCAGATTACCTGACAGCGGTGTGCTCAGTCATGGCCTTTCACCCCAGTAGGGGAGCACTGCTGCAAGGGGATTCCCAAGGCTGGCTGCATGTTCTCATCTAG